A single genomic interval of Helianthus annuus cultivar XRQ/B chromosome 13, HanXRQr2.0-SUNRISE, whole genome shotgun sequence harbors:
- the LOC110900430 gene encoding uncharacterized protein LOC110900430 — translation MKDSLWNGRNHETSKSRSKSASSLGDSKNGESAEDDDITNEIMRQKITQEAEATIEVGENLGFRVSDYVDNGAGDFSKAEHIRNLKKKYKLGFIAIQETQVLNSLNIQLKKIDNLLLRELQKKVEVLDLKAKSATLTEQELSERDSWLKTINEMDQNRMDDLKQRAKVKWAVDGDENTSFFHGVMNGHRKNNRINGLDFDGVWVSQPEDLKKSIKYQSAMLVKRFSKEEIKDAVWNCGGDKTPGPDGLTFRFLKDFWELFEKDFGLALEYFYVHGCISKVVTKILASRLKMVMDFLVSDVQTTYIEGRSILEGPLIINELISWAKNRKRKIVLFKVDFEKAFYSLSWEFLESILSQMGFPDLWRKWVMGVLSTARTSVLVNGSPTTEFEIQRGVRQGDLLSPLLFILAMEALHIATESAVECGILKGIKTPGSGPKISHLLYADEALFVGEWSEENFHNLARILRCFHLSSGLQVNFSKSKVFGVGVKSEDVLETATILGCDRGSLPFTYLGLPVGSKIGVVRNWKPVIERFESKLSTWKARILSFGGRMTLIKAVLDNLPTYYFSLFSAPVHVIIYLEKVRRRFLSGGCLDKNKMCWVPWFKVVAPKQQGGLGIGSLASMNKAMMVKWIVKFRNESTHLWTKVITAIHGRDRNFTTIPLMKSISGVWKNIVHLGKGDSLKLTDVENRLEVQLGCGNKTLFWLDKWVGNRSLKDQFPLLFELKADKKCMVQQRYTIVDGQIRWNWVASH, via the exons ATGAAGGATTCTCTCTGGAATGGCAGGAACCATGAAACCTCTAAAAGTCGGAGTAAATCGGCTTCTAGTTTAGGTGATTCGAAGAACGGCGAGTCGGCGGAAGATGATGACATTACAAACGAGATCATGAGGCAGAAGATTACACAAGAAGCAGAAGCTACCATCGAAGTTGGGGAAAATTTGGGGTTTCGAGTGTCGGATTATGTCGATAAT GGGGCGGGTGACTTCAGTAAAGCGGAGCACATAAGGAATCTCAAAAAGAAATATAAACTCGGCTTTATTGCTATTCAAGAAACACAGGTGTTGAATTCTCTGAACATACAG CTAAAGAAGATAGATAACTTACTATTACGGGAGCTTCAAAAGAAGGTAGAGGTTTTGGATCTAAAAGCTAAATCGGCTACATTAACAGAGCAGGAGTTAAGTGAGAGAGACTCATGGTTGAAAACGATAAATGAGATGGACCAGAATAGAATGGATGACCTAAAACAAAGGGCAAAAGTTAAATGGGCAGTAGACGGGGATGAGAATACGTCATTTTTTCATGGCGTGATGAATGGTCACAGGAAGAACAACAGAATCAACGGGCTGGACTTTGATGGTGTATGGGTTTCGCAACCGGAGGATCTTAAAAAGAGCATTAAAT ATCAATCTGCCATGCTAGTGAAAAGATTTTCAAAGGAGGAAATTAAGGATGCAGTTTGGAATTGTGGTGGAGACAAGACACCGGGTCCAGATGGTCTTACTTTCAGGTTCTTAAAAGACTTTTGGGAGTTATTTGAGAAAGATTTTGGCCTTGCCCTTGAGTACTTTTATGTACACG GCTGCATCTCCAAAGTGGTGACCAAGATCCTAGCTAGCAGGCTTAAAATGGTTATGGATTTTCTGGTCAGCGATGTGCAAACGACCTACATAGAAGGACGCAGTATTCTTGAAGGGCCTCTAATCATTAATGAACTTATCTCTTGGGCGAAGAATAGAAAACGAAAGATTGTGTTATTCAAGGTGGACTTCGAAAAGGCTTTCTACTCActaagttgggaatttttggaatcaATATTATCTCAGATGGGTTTTCCAGATCTATGGAGGAAATGGGTCATGGGTGTGCTAAGTACGGCTAGAACATCGGTCTTAGTCAACGGATCTCCAACAACGGAATTTGAAATTCAAAGGGGGGTTAGGCAGGGTGATCTATTATCCCCTCTCTTGTTTATCTTAGCTATGGAGGCTTTACATATTGCAACGGAAAGTGCGGTTGAATGTGGTATTCTAAAAGGCATCAAAACACCAGGTTCAGGCCCTAAAATCTCACATCTTCTATATGCCGATGAAGCTTTATTTGTCGGAGAATGGTCCGAAGAAAATTTTCATAACCTTGCTAGAATTCTTAGGTGTTTTCACTTATCCTCGGGTCTTCAAGTGAATTTTTCAAAAAGTAAGGTATTTGGCGTGGGGGTAAAGAGTGAAGACGTCTTGGAGACGGCTACGATACTTGGATGTGATAGAGGCTCGTTACCATTCACTTACCTTGGTTTACCGGTAGGATCCAAAATCGGAGTGGTAAGAAATTGGAAACCCGTCATTGAACGTTTTGAAAGCAAACTCTCTACTTGGAAGGCTAGGATACTTTCATTTGGTGGAAGAATGACACTCATAAAAGCGGTCTTAGATAATCTTCCAACTTACTATTTCTCATTATTTAGTGCACCGGTTCATGTCATTATATATTTAGAAAAGGTAAGGCGTAGATTCTTGTCGGGTGGTTGTTTGGACAAGAACAAGATGTGTTGGGTACCATGGTTTAAAGTTGTGGCACCTAAACAACAAGGGGGATTGGGTATTGGCAGCCTTGCGTCAATGAACAAGGCTATGATGGTCAAATGGATTGTGAAATTTAGGAATGAATCAACACATTTATGGACGAAGGTAATAACGGCAATTCATGGGAGAGATCGTAACTTCACAACTATTCCGTTGATGAAGTCGATTAGTGGGGTATGGAAGAATATTGTTCATTTAGGTAAGGGGGATAGTCTTAAACTGACTGATGTAGAAAACAGGCTGGAAGTTCAATTGGGGTGCGGGAATAAAACCTTATTTTGGTTAGACAAGTGGGTTGGGAATCGTTCACTGAAAGACCAATTTCCTCTTCTCTTTGAGTTAAAAGCAGACAAAAAATGTATGGTGCAGCAGCGATATACAATAGTGGATGGGCAAATAAGGTGGAACTGGGTAGCGAGTCACTGA